In the genome of Methylomagnum ishizawai, the window CCCCGATGCGCTTGATCCAGCGGCGCTTGATCGTCGGCGAGCGCTTGGGCCGGGTGCCCGCCGACGCCCCGGCCCCGCCCTTGCAGCGCGATTTGGAACGCGAGCAAACCCGCTTGCGGCTCAAGCCCGAAGCCTTGCAAAAAACCCTGGACCTGGATTTGCGCCAGCCCAACGACTTGGCGCGGAGCCGCTTGCTGCATCGGCTCAACCTGTTAGGAATCGGCTGGGGTCGGCGACAAAACCAGGGCTACGGGGCCAAGGGTACTTTCCACGAGGTGTGGACCCTGCAATGGAAACCGGAACTGGCCCTGGATGTAGTCGCGGCGGGCCGTTTCGGCAATACCGTGATGGAGGCCGCCACCACCAAGGCCGTGACCCGCGCCAGGGATAATCCCCCGTTGGCGGAACTGGCGCTGTTGGTGGACGCGGTGCTGCTGGCCGATTTGCCCGCCGCCGTAGGCACCGTGGTCGCCGCCCTGGAAACCCAAGCCGCCATCGCCGCCGATGCCGCCCAATTGCTGGACGCCCTGCCGCCCTTGGCCAATATCGTGCGCTATGGCGATGTGCGCGGCACCGGGGCCGGTTTGGTGCGGCCCGTGCTGGACGGCATGGCCTTACGCGCCGCCATCGGCCTGTCCGGGGCGTGCGCCGCGCTGGACGACGAGGCGGCAGAAAACATGCAGGCGCGGATCGCCCAGGCCCATCCGGCGATCCGCCTCGCCGCCGGGGAGGAACCGCAGGAAGCTTGGCTCTCGGCCCTGGCCGGACTGGCGCGGCAGGACGGCGGGCATGGTTGGGTACGCGGACTGGCGGCGCGGCTGCGCTTCGACGAGCGGGCCGACCCCCCGGACACCACGGCGCGTTACCTGAGCCAAGCCCTCTCCATCGGCCCGGAACCCGCCGCCGCCGCCGCGTGGCTGGACGGTTTCCTCAACCAAAGCGCCCTGGTCCTGTTGCACGACGACACGCTGTGGCGCTTGGTGGATGCTTGGGTGGCGGAATTGGACGAAACCCAGTTCCAGCGCGTGCTGCCCTTGGTGCGGCGCACCTTCGCCGAGTTCAATCCCGCCGAGCGGCGGCAACTCGGCGAAAAGGCCGCGGGCGGCGCGCGCCGCGCCGCGCCGGTGGTGGCGGCCGAATGGGACGGGCGGCGGGCCGAATGGCCCCTGCCCTTGTTGCGAACTTTATTGGGACTTTCCGCATGAGCCAATACGACGATCCGCGTTTGCGCCGCTGGCGCTTGATACTCGGCGGCCCCGCCCAGGAAAGCTGTGGTGTCGGCCTCACCGGCGACGATGCCGCCATCGACCAAGCCCTCGCGGCGTTGTACGACCCCGACGGGCCGGGCGGCTTGCGCGGCGAGCGCCGCGGCGGCAGCGAATCCTCCGCGCCCAGGGTCGCCCGCTGGCTGGGCGATATCCGCAAATACTTCCCGGCCTCGGTGGTCCAGGTCATGCAGAAGGACGCCCTGGACCGCCTGAAACTGCGCGACATGCTGTTGCAGCCGGAAATGCTGGAAGCGGTACAGCCCGATGTGCATCTGGTCGCCAGCCTGATTTCGCTCAACCGGGTGATTCCGGCCAAAACCCGCGAGACGGCGCGGCTGGTGGTGCGCAAAGTGGTCGAAGCCCTGATGAAACGGCTGGAAGAACCCATGCGCAGCGCCGTCAGCGGAGCGCTCAACCGCGCCGAGCGCAACCGCCGCCCGCGGCTGGCCGAAATCGACTGGCACCGGACGATCCGCGCCAACCTGCGCCATTGGCAGGCGGAATACCGCACGGTCATCCCCGAAACCTTGATCGGCTATGGCCGCAAATCGCGCCGCACCCAGCGCGAGGTGATCCTGTGCATCGATCAGAGCGGCTCGATGGCGGCGTCGGTGGTGTATTCCAGCATCTTCGGCGCGGTGCTGGCGTCCTTGCCCGCCGTGCAGACCCGGCTGGTGGTGTTCGATACCGCCGTGGTGGATTTGAGCGACCAACTCGACGATCCGGTGGAATTGCTGTTCGGGGTGCAATTGGGTGGCGGCACCGATATCAACCGCGCCATCGGCTATTGCCAGGGCTTGGTGCGCGAGCCGCACAACACCATCCTAGTGTTGATCTCGGATTTGATCGAAGGCGGCGTGGCCCAGCAGTTGTTGCGGCGAGCGGCGGAATTAGTGGATTCGGGCGTGCAGTTCATCACGCTGTTGGCCTTGAGCGACGAAGGTGCGCCGGTCTACGACCATCGGCTCGCCGCCCAATTGGCCGCGCTGGGCGTGCCGTCCTTCGCCTGTACGCCGGACCTGTTCCCGGAACTGATGGCGGCGGCGATCCGGCGCGAGGATATTGGGCTATGGGCGGGGCGGCGGGGGATCGCGGCGGCGCGGGAGGCGCGGTAGGCAAATCGGCGGGAAACGGCCCCGGCACCGCAGGGCGCGGCACCGGGGTGGCGGGCGATAACCCAGGCTACCCCAAGGTTTCCAACCGGATCCGCTTCACACTGCCCCCAATCGTCGGCAAAGCTTCGATCCGCGCCACGGCTTCATTCAACTCGCGCTCGCGCACCTTGTGGATCAGCAGGATCACCGGCAACTGGCTTCCACCCTGGGGCGCTTCCTTCTGGATGATGGCCTCGATGCTGATGTTGTGATTCGCCAGGATGCGGGTCACATCGGCCAGCACGCCCGGCTTGTCCTCGGCGCTCAGGCGCAGGTAATACGCCGTCTCCACCGCCTCGATGGGCAGCACCGGAATATCGGCGATGGCCCCCGGCTGGAACGCCAGATGCGGCACCCGGTTGTCGGGGTCGGAAGTCAGGGTCCGCACCACATCGACGATATCGGCCACCACGGCGGACGCGGTCGGCTCGGCCCCGGCGCCCGCGCCGTAATACAGCGTCGGTCCCACCGCGTCGCCCTTCACCAACACCGCGTTCATCACCCCGTTGACATTGGCGATTAAACGGCGGGCCGGGATCAAAGTCGGATGCACCCGCAGTTCGATCCCCTCCGCCGTGCGGCGGGCGATCCCTAGCAACTTGATGCGATAGCCCAAAGCCTCCGCATAGGTCACGTCCAGCGCGGTGATGCCGCTGATGCCCTCGATATACACCTTGGCGAATTGCAGCGGAATGCCGAAGGCGATGGAGGCCAGGATGGTGAGCTTATGGGCGGCGTCCACGCCTTCCACGTCGAAGGTCGGATCGGCCTCGGCATAGCCCAGCGCCTGGGCTTCCTTCAGCACCTCGCCGAAATCACGGCCCTTCTCCCACATCTCGGTCAGGATGAAATTGCAGGTGCCGTTGATGATCCCGGCCAGCCATTCCACGGTGTTGCCGGACAAGCCTTCGCGCAGCGCCTTGATGATGGGGATGCCGCCCGCCACCGCCGCCTCGAACGCCACCATCACACCCTTCTCACGGGCCTTGGCGAAGACTTCGTTGCCGTGGAGGGCGATCAGCATCTTGTTGGCGGTGACGACGTGCTTGCCCGCGTCCAGGGCTTGCAGCACCAAATCCTGGGCGGGGTCGAGGCCGCCGATGAGTTCGACCACGATGTCGATCTCGGGGTCGTTGACGATTTCATAAGGATCGGCGGTGAGGCGGATGCCGGTGGTATCGCAGATGCGGGCCTTGTCCAACGAACGGGCCGAGGCGGCGACGATCTGGATGTCCCGGCCCGCCCGGCGGGTGATTTCGGAGGCGTTGCGTTTGAGGACGCGGACGGTGCCGCCGCCGACGGTGCCGAGGCCGAGCAGGCCGATTTTTACGGGTTTCAAGCTGGATTCTCCTGGCTTTGGGCTGAGGGTTTGGTTTTAGCGGGGGCGGGTCGTGCCCCCCCTGGATTCTGGGTCCATTCGGCGGGTTACACATCGCTAACCCGTCCTACGACAATTTAGGCTTTCCGCTTGATCCGCGCCGTGAAGTCGGACCATTGCTCCACTCGGAAAGCCCGAATATCACGCACGGAGCGGGGGAACCAGGGCAACAGGGCCAGGGCGTCCAGCGCATCCATCAGGTTCGCCATATCCTCGTTGTCGCACACGTAAAGGCTACCCTGCACCCGGCGGAAACCATAATCCGCCAAGGCCGCGCCGATGTCGGCATAAGCCGCCGGGACGCCTTTGGGATGATGCTGGGCGGTGTTCTTGACCACCAAATCGAAAGCGATGGCGAACATCAGCGAGCCTCGGGATCGTTCAAGACCGCATCGAGGCTGTATTCCAAGCGTTCGCCGGTTTCCGGTATCTCGATTTCAACCGTCCATCCTGCGCCCGTTTCCCGCTCGGGGCGCAGGACTTGGTAGGGAATACCAAACGGGCCGAATTGGTGGAAGCTGCCGATGATTTCGGGGTGCGGGAAAGCGGTTTGCATGATGACCTCCAATGATGAAACGCAATGGCGTGGTTATGCCGCGCTGTCCTTGCGCATCATGTTCTTGATGCCGCGGATGGCCTGGCGGGTGCGGTGTTCGTTCTCGATCAGGCTGAACCTGACATGGTCGTCGCCGTATTCGCCGAAGCCGATGCCGGGCGATACCGCCACCTGGGCTTCCAGCAGCATCTTCTTGGCGAATTCCAGGGAGCCGAGAGGCTTATATTGCTCGGGGATCGGCGCCCACAGGAACATGGTGGCCTTGGGTTTTTCCACCGCCCAGCCGATGTTGTTAAGGCCGGTGCAAAGCACATCGCGACGGGAGCGGTAGAGTTCGCAGATTTCGGCGACGCAATCCTGCGGGCCTTCCAGCGCGGTGATGGCCGCGACCTGGATCGGGGTGAAGGTGCCGTAGTCGAGGTAGGATTTGATGCGCCCGAGCGCCGCGACCAATTCGCGGTTGCCGACCATGAAGCCGACGCGCCAGCCCGGCATGTTGTAGCTCTTGGAGAGCGTGAAGAATTCCACCGCCACATCGGTCGCGCCCGGCACTTGCAGGATGGACGGGGCGACATAGCCGTCGAACACAATATCGGCATAGGCGATATCGTGGACCACCCAGATTTTGTACTCGCGGGCCAGTTCCACCACCTTCTCGAAGAAATCCAGTTCCACGCATTGGGTGGTGGGATTGCCGGGGAAGTTGAGGATCAGCATCTTCGGTTTCGGCCAGGAAGTCTTGATGGCCTTTTCCAGTTCCGCGAAGAAATCCACACCGGGCAGCAAGGGCACATGCCGCACATCGGCCCCGGCCAGCACACAGCCATAAGGGTGGATGGGATAGGCTGGATTCGGCACCAGCACCGCGTCGCCCGGCCCCAGGGTGGCGAACATCAGATGGGCCAGACCTTCCTTGGAACCGATGGTGACGATGGCCTGGGAATCGGGGTCGAGATCGACGTTGAAGCGGCGTTGATACCAGCCGCAAATGGCCTTCCGCAGGCGGATGATGCCTTTCGACACCGAATAGCGATGGGCCGTGCCTTTCTGGGCGACTTCGACCAGCTTATCGACGATGTGCTGGGGCGTGGCGCGGTCGGGATTGCCCATGCCGAAATCGATGATATCGACCCCGGCCGCCCGCTCCTTGGCCTTGAGGTCGTTGACGATGTTGAAGACGTAGGGCGGCAGGCGTTTGATGCGTTGGAATTCTTCCATGCGGGACTCTTTAGAGGTGGGATTTCTAGGAAAAACGCTGGCTTGAAGCCAAGCGGCTAAAGCTACCGACGCGGCCATGGGCTGTCAACGGGCGGGATGGCATGGCAAGTTTGGGGAGGGTGCGCGAGGTTTCCTTGGCGGCAGGTATCGGCTACCGTTGCGGGCTTTCCCGGAACCCTTATCCCGCCATGCACCATCCCGACCCAGCCGCCGCCACCGAAGGGGTGGTCAAATACCACATCGATTTCACGCCCGCGCCCGCGCCGGACTGGGCGCTCCTGGCCGAACTGGACGCTTGGCGCGGCTTGCTGTTCAAGCTGGGGTTGACGGGCTTGGACCCCGCCCGCTATGGCGGCTTGGCCTACGGTAATGTCAGCCTGCGGACCGAGGGCTGTCGTTTCCTGGTCAGCGGCACCCAGACCGGCGGTATCGAGCGGTTAACGGCGGAGCATTATTGTTGGGTCACGGATTTCGATGTGGAGCGGAACGCCTTGACGGCGGAAGGACCGATCCGGCCCTCGTCGGAGGCGCTGACCCATGCCGCCGTGTACCGGGCGGCTCCGGGAATAGGCTGCGTGCTGCATGTGCATGCGCCGGAACTGTGGCGGCGGGCGGCGGGCTTGGGCCTCCCCG includes:
- a CDS encoding VWA domain-containing protein; translated protein: MSQYDDPRLRRWRLILGGPAQESCGVGLTGDDAAIDQALAALYDPDGPGGLRGERRGGSESSAPRVARWLGDIRKYFPASVVQVMQKDALDRLKLRDMLLQPEMLEAVQPDVHLVASLISLNRVIPAKTRETARLVVRKVVEALMKRLEEPMRSAVSGALNRAERNRRPRLAEIDWHRTIRANLRHWQAEYRTVIPETLIGYGRKSRRTQREVILCIDQSGSMAASVVYSSIFGAVLASLPAVQTRLVVFDTAVVDLSDQLDDPVELLFGVQLGGGTDINRAIGYCQGLVREPHNTILVLISDLIEGGVAQQLLRRAAELVDSGVQFITLLALSDEGAPVYDHRLAAQLAALGVPSFACTPDLFPELMAAAIRREDIGLWAGRRGIAAAREAR
- a CDS encoding DUF5682 family protein, with product MTESHYFGIRHHGPGCARSLVRALDELRPDCLLIEGPPEGEDLLRFVADAGMEPPVALLVHCPDDPGLATFYPYAEFSPEWQALRYGLAQGIAVRFIDLPCAVDFALDRREAGSESPPPTALEVDGATPELAVGPDPESFLAQRHDPLDWLGRAAGYGDGESWWNHRVEERGDGEGLFTAIREAMTALRGELPESDPASLHGRRERLREAQMRKCLRQARKDGFERIAVVCGAWHVPALEKMPPLKDDNALLKALPKVKTAAAWVPWSNGQLSYASGYGAGVESPGWYEHLWRYPDRHRGMLAWFAKAAGLFRAEDLDCSSAHLVEAARLAEALAALRDRPSPGLDELAEALRTVVCLGDDTPMRLIQRRLIVGERLGRVPADAPAPPLQRDLEREQTRLRLKPEALQKTLDLDLRQPNDLARSRLLHRLNLLGIGWGRRQNQGYGAKGTFHEVWTLQWKPELALDVVAAGRFGNTVMEAATTKAVTRARDNPPLAELALLVDAVLLADLPAAVGTVVAALETQAAIAADAAQLLDALPPLANIVRYGDVRGTGAGLVRPVLDGMALRAAIGLSGACAALDDEAAENMQARIAQAHPAIRLAAGEEPQEAWLSALAGLARQDGGHGWVRGLAARLRFDERADPPDTTARYLSQALSIGPEPAAAAAWLDGFLNQSALVLLHDDTLWRLVDAWVAELDETQFQRVLPLVRRTFAEFNPAERRQLGEKAAGGARRAAPVVAAEWDGRRAEWPLPLLRTLLGLSA
- a CDS encoding homoserine dehydrogenase, with product MKPVKIGLLGLGTVGGGTVRVLKRNASEITRRAGRDIQIVAASARSLDKARICDTTGIRLTADPYEIVNDPEIDIVVELIGGLDPAQDLVLQALDAGKHVVTANKMLIALHGNEVFAKAREKGVMVAFEAAVAGGIPIIKALREGLSGNTVEWLAGIINGTCNFILTEMWEKGRDFGEVLKEAQALGYAEADPTFDVEGVDAAHKLTILASIAFGIPLQFAKVYIEGISGITALDVTYAEALGYRIKLLGIARRTAEGIELRVHPTLIPARRLIANVNGVMNAVLVKGDAVGPTLYYGAGAGAEPTASAVVADIVDVVRTLTSDPDNRVPHLAFQPGAIADIPVLPIEAVETAYYLRLSAEDKPGVLADVTRILANHNISIEAIIQKEAPQGGSQLPVILLIHKVRERELNEAVARIEALPTIGGSVKRIRLETLG
- a CDS encoding class II aldolase/adducin family protein; the encoded protein is MASLGRVREVSLAAGIGYRCGLSRNPYPAMHHPDPAAATEGVVKYHIDFTPAPAPDWALLAELDAWRGLLFKLGLTGLDPARYGGLAYGNVSLRTEGCRFLVSGTQTGGIERLTAEHYCWVTDFDVERNALTAEGPIRPSSEALTHAAVYRAAPGIGCVLHVHAPELWRRAAGLGLPVTDPAIAYGTPAMALAVEALLRQPETRVIAMGGHEDGLIAVGKTVDTAAMPLIRKLAEAAVRNI
- a CDS encoding DUF5397 family protein produces the protein MQTAFPHPEIIGSFHQFGPFGIPYQVLRPERETGAGWTVEIEIPETGERLEYSLDAVLNDPEAR
- the alaC gene encoding alanine transaminase produces the protein MEEFQRIKRLPPYVFNIVNDLKAKERAAGVDIIDFGMGNPDRATPQHIVDKLVEVAQKGTAHRYSVSKGIIRLRKAICGWYQRRFNVDLDPDSQAIVTIGSKEGLAHLMFATLGPGDAVLVPNPAYPIHPYGCVLAGADVRHVPLLPGVDFFAELEKAIKTSWPKPKMLILNFPGNPTTQCVELDFFEKVVELAREYKIWVVHDIAYADIVFDGYVAPSILQVPGATDVAVEFFTLSKSYNMPGWRVGFMVGNRELVAALGRIKSYLDYGTFTPIQVAAITALEGPQDCVAEICELYRSRRDVLCTGLNNIGWAVEKPKATMFLWAPIPEQYKPLGSLEFAKKMLLEAQVAVSPGIGFGEYGDDHVRFSLIENEHRTRQAIRGIKNMMRKDSAA
- a CDS encoding virulence factor, whose translation is MFAIAFDLVVKNTAQHHPKGVPAAYADIGAALADYGFRRVQGSLYVCDNEDMANLMDALDALALLPWFPRSVRDIRAFRVEQWSDFTARIKRKA